A genomic window from Periophthalmus magnuspinnatus isolate fPerMag1 chromosome 16, fPerMag1.2.pri, whole genome shotgun sequence includes:
- the LOC117384130 gene encoding cystein proteinase inhibitor protein salarin-like gives MQLVHLCTLLLISSVLSLPVADRDLDKEFEEWKKKYDKVYSTPEEEAELRAIWEETRKWVEAHNKEAEQGLHTYTQGLNQFSDLKEEEIRGCLLPVPELTPIGPIIPLLPLPIPDNSTNLNSPTVVEEK, from the exons ATGCAGCTGGTTCACCTGTGCACACTGCTGCTCATCAGCTCAGTGCTGAGTCTCCCAGTGGCAGACAGAGACCTGGACAAAGAGTTTGAAGAATGGAAGAAGAAGTATGACAAAGTGTACAGCACACCG gaggAAGAGGCGGAGCTCAGGGCCATCTGGGAGGAGACACGTAAATGGGTGGAGGCCCACAACAAGGAAGCTGAGCAGGGTCTGCACACGTACACGCAGGGCCTGAACCAGTTCAGTGACCTG aaagaagaagagataAGAGGGTGTTTACTTCCCGTGCCTGAGCTCACGCCTATAGGGCCCATAATACCTCTACTGCCTTTGCCCATTCCAGATAACAGCACCAACTTGAACAGCCCCACTGTGGTCGAGGAGAAATGA